A stretch of the Ochrobactrum sp. BTU1 genome encodes the following:
- a CDS encoding MbcA/ParS/Xre antitoxin family protein: protein MELQPISITPAGNLSKVITDEEAGALARTTVNLFKAWKLSDMEASTLLGDMSPRTWARWKEGSIGRIDRDLRMRMAHLMGIHKGLRYMFRDATRGYTWIRKPNGAFGGLSALDLMLRGEISDLAALREWLNAERGAW from the coding sequence ATGGAGCTTCAGCCAATCAGCATAACGCCTGCGGGCAATCTGTCGAAGGTAATCACCGACGAAGAAGCGGGTGCATTGGCGCGCACCACGGTCAATTTGTTCAAGGCGTGGAAACTGTCAGATATGGAAGCCAGTACGCTTTTGGGTGATATGTCCCCGCGAACATGGGCGCGCTGGAAAGAAGGTAGCATAGGCCGCATCGACCGTGACTTGCGGATGCGTATGGCGCATCTTATGGGCATTCACAAAGGCCTGCGCTACATGTTCCGCGATGCTACGCGCGGCTACACCTGGATCAGAAAGCCAAATGGCGCATTCGGCGGTTTGTCGGCGCTCGATCTCATGTTACGTGGTGAAATCTCAGATCTTGCTGCACTGCGAGAATGGCTCAATGCGGAGCGCGGCGCATGGTAA
- a CDS encoding RES family NAD+ phosphorylase — protein sequence MVSGLAQKQHVHWPQTFRIIRSIHPPIDLFEDIADPRDWEALASVEEKTNPRIRFEIGDLGKVPADRRVAGQGATYVMAPFVHCSTTRPGRFSDGSYGIYYAADREDVAVAETIHHHEKFMRATNEEPGWTSDFRVLIGSVERELDDVSKVPGVLDPVDYGASHTEGKDLRAAGSNGLLWPSVRMRGGSCIGIFWPNVITIPVQGRHYSYHWNGTRVDFVRQYDTGLVLAVS from the coding sequence ATGGTAAGCGGACTGGCTCAAAAGCAACATGTTCACTGGCCACAGACTTTCCGCATCATCCGCTCCATTCATCCGCCAATCGACCTGTTTGAAGATATCGCTGATCCGCGTGATTGGGAAGCGCTGGCTTCGGTCGAGGAAAAGACAAACCCACGCATTCGTTTCGAAATTGGCGATCTTGGCAAGGTGCCTGCTGATCGGCGCGTTGCCGGGCAGGGTGCAACCTATGTCATGGCACCCTTTGTGCATTGCTCGACAACCCGCCCGGGGCGTTTCAGCGATGGCAGCTACGGTATTTATTATGCCGCTGATCGTGAAGATGTGGCGGTGGCGGAAACCATCCATCACCATGAAAAATTTATGCGGGCAACCAATGAAGAACCCGGTTGGACTTCCGATTTTCGGGTGCTGATTGGCAGCGTCGAACGGGAACTGGACGATGTGAGCAAAGTACCGGGCGTGCTTGATCCGGTTGACTATGGGGCTTCACATACTGAGGGAAAAGATCTGCGCGCAGCGGGAAGTAACGGACTTCTCTGGCCAAGTGTGCGGATGCGCGGTGGCTCTTGTATCGGGATTTTCTGGCCAAATGTTATAACGATTCCGGTTCAGGGTCGGCATTACAGCTATCACTGGAATGGAACCCGCGTCGATTTCGTTCGCCAATACGACACGGGTCTAGTGCTTGCGGTAAGCTGA
- a CDS encoding DUF1344 domain-containing protein, which yields MQYIVGLLFIIASLFSTVAMADDVEGKITGINQDKETITLDDGKTYKLPGEFDYSAINKGMKVIILYDEADNTRFVTDIQEAP from the coding sequence CTTCATTATTGCCTCGCTCTTTTCGACCGTTGCCATGGCGGATGATGTCGAAGGCAAGATCACCGGCATCAATCAGGATAAGGAAACAATTACACTGGATGACGGCAAGACCTATAAGTTGCCGGGAGAGTTTGATTATTCCGCTATTAACAAAGGCATGAAGGTCATCATTCTTTATGATGAAGCCGACAATACGCGCTTCGTCACCGACATTCAGGAAGCCCCATAA